A single region of the Gemmatimonadales bacterium genome encodes:
- a CDS encoding extracellular solute-binding protein, whose protein sequence is MKGGNGGRGRKGGRVWWTLVAALAASLGCRGDSRTPLLLYSPHGRDQLALLETRFEHLNPDIDVRWLDMGSQEILDRLRFERVNPQADVWFGGPTTLFDRGVHDSLLAPYRPAWADKVDRRGAGPDDLYWPVYRTPAVIAFNSRAVSRAEAPHDWDEVLAPRWTGKVLIRDPMASGTMRAIWGLILMRSRRDTGDTAAGWAWLRRLDAQTRAYTLNPAVLDAKLTRGEGVITLWDLPDILISRSKGMPFGYVFPRSGTVVIDDAIGLVRGARHPAAARRFIDFVGSAGAQLLAARAVYRLPARDDLPSDSVPAWVRGVEREMVVAHIDWALLTREGPAWMSYWDRHVRGTGRP, encoded by the coding sequence ATGAAAGGCGGTAACGGCGGTAGAGGCAGAAAAGGCGGTAGGGTTTGGTGGACCCTCGTGGCCGCCCTTGCCGCCTCACTCGGCTGCCGCGGTGACTCCCGTACCCCCTTACTCCTCTACTCCCCCCACGGCCGCGACCAGCTGGCGCTCCTTGAAACCCGGTTCGAACACCTTAACCCCGACATAGATGTCCGCTGGCTTGATATGGGCAGCCAGGAAATTCTCGACCGCCTCCGGTTCGAGCGGGTGAATCCGCAGGCTGACGTCTGGTTCGGCGGCCCCACGACGCTGTTCGATCGGGGCGTGCACGATTCGCTCCTTGCGCCGTACCGGCCGGCGTGGGCGGATAAGGTGGACCGGCGCGGCGCCGGGCCCGACGATCTCTACTGGCCGGTGTATCGTACCCCGGCCGTCATCGCCTTCAACAGCCGTGCGGTCTCGCGCGCGGAGGCACCGCACGACTGGGACGAGGTGCTGGCGCCGCGCTGGACCGGCAAGGTATTGATCCGCGACCCGATGGCGAGCGGCACGATGCGCGCCATCTGGGGTCTCATACTCATGCGCAGCCGGCGCGATACGGGCGATACCGCCGCCGGTTGGGCGTGGCTCCGCCGGCTCGACGCGCAGACCCGCGCCTACACGCTGAATCCGGCGGTGCTCGATGCCAAGCTCACCCGCGGCGAGGGCGTGATCACGCTCTGGGATCTGCCCGACATTCTGATCAGCCGGTCGAAGGGCATGCCGTTCGGCTACGTCTTTCCCCGGAGCGGCACCGTGGTGATCGACGACGCCATTGGTCTCGTGCGTGGCGCCCGGCATCCCGCGGCGGCGCGCCGCTTCATCGACTTCGTGGGGAGCGCGGGCGCCCAGCTCCTCGCAGCGCGCGCCGTGTATCGGCTGCCCGCACGCGACGACCTGCCGAGCGACTCGGTGCCCGCGTGGGTCCGGGGCGTGGAGCGCGAAATGGTGGTGGCCCACATCGACTGGGCGCTGCTCACCCGGGAGGGCCCGGCCTGGATGAGCTACTGGGACCGCCACGTGCGCGGCACCGGCCGTCCGTAG
- a CDS encoding PIG-L family deacetylase gives MHRRFVAPWLAAAPLALCGVLAAAPLAAQLAPPSTGGAVALAQELRQLGHYKRVLVIGAHPDDEDTELLTILTRSMGAEAAYLSLDRGEGGQNVIGPELGEALGLLRTEELLAARRLDGAQQYFTRAYDFGFSKTLADTWDHWPRDTVLKDVVRVVRRFRPQVIVSIFSGTPRDGHGQHQAAGRAAIEAFRVAGDSTRFPELATEEHLAAWSPRKLYRSARFDSAATTLTIQGGALDPVVGKSYHQIAMASRSLHRSQDMGQLQTLGPSVVRLALLADSTGAGADALFAGIDTALAALPFVALAADSVRPALVAGLTRVADMVAAINRDPGPSVAARLEAAESLWVRAVRASGAPEAASEVAQRDQRTHFDRAIRIARGIVFDALASDPRVTAGRTVTVHLTGWNGGGDAARLALGMAGGAPANAPGNAVPPGQLTSRDVDVRIPEDAEPTAAPWLEHPLVGAMYAAWNGMGTDETRASIGALDAWGLIGGDPAQGPFALTVAARSREQAVGEVRRPVVVVPRVDVKLAADTLFWPTTTREARHFTVTLTHGVRDSTSGTLELELPAGWRAPAAQRFTLTREDEVRSFDFLVPPPPAGGTGTLMVRAVAVDTRGRRYDAGVEVVDYPHIRPRQFTRPATTVIRTGSLALPRLARVGYVRGAADRVPEALRSVGVPIELLDGAALARGDLSRYDAIVIGSRAYEVVPALTQYNARLLDYARRGGMVLVQYQQHGFFAGGYAPYPMTVGGRPLRLDVVVGQGARENGKSGRDGKGGKGTAVRADSSAGPPVSHDRVTDENAPVVLLQPKARALNVPNRIGPADWRGWVQERGLYFARSWDARYEPLLEMHDPGDAPLEGSLLVAPVGKGTYIYTGLSFFRQLPAGVPGAYRLFANLLALANERR, from the coding sequence GTGCATCGTCGTTTCGTCGCCCCGTGGCTTGCCGCCGCGCCGCTCGCCCTCTGCGGCGTTCTCGCCGCCGCACCGCTCGCTGCCCAACTCGCGCCACCGTCCACCGGTGGCGCGGTGGCGCTCGCCCAGGAGCTGCGCCAGCTCGGGCACTACAAGCGGGTGCTCGTGATCGGCGCGCATCCCGACGACGAAGACACCGAGCTGCTCACCATCCTCACGCGAAGCATGGGCGCCGAGGCGGCCTACCTCTCGCTCGACCGGGGCGAAGGCGGCCAGAACGTGATCGGACCCGAGCTCGGCGAGGCGCTCGGCCTCCTGCGGACCGAGGAGCTGCTTGCCGCCCGCCGGCTCGATGGGGCGCAGCAGTATTTCACCCGCGCCTACGATTTCGGCTTCTCCAAGACGCTCGCCGACACCTGGGACCACTGGCCCCGCGACACCGTCCTCAAGGACGTCGTGCGCGTCGTACGCCGGTTTCGGCCGCAGGTGATCGTCTCCATCTTCAGCGGCACCCCGCGCGACGGGCACGGACAGCACCAGGCCGCAGGCCGAGCGGCCATCGAGGCGTTTCGCGTCGCGGGCGACTCGACCCGTTTTCCGGAGCTCGCCACCGAAGAGCACCTGGCGGCGTGGTCGCCCCGCAAGCTCTACCGGAGCGCCCGGTTCGACTCGGCGGCGACCACGCTCACCATCCAGGGCGGCGCGCTCGATCCAGTCGTGGGCAAGTCGTACCATCAGATCGCGATGGCGAGCCGGAGCCTGCACCGCTCCCAGGACATGGGGCAGTTGCAGACGCTCGGGCCCTCGGTCGTGAGATTGGCGCTTCTCGCTGACAGTACCGGCGCCGGTGCCGATGCGCTCTTCGCCGGCATCGATACGGCGCTCGCGGCGCTTCCGTTCGTGGCGCTCGCGGCGGATTCCGTGCGACCGGCGCTCGTGGCTGGCCTCACGCGCGTTGCGGACATGGTGGCGGCGATCAATCGTGACCCGGGCCCCTCGGTGGCAGCGCGGCTCGAAGCCGCGGAATCGCTGTGGGTGCGCGCGGTGAGGGCGTCGGGAGCACCCGAGGCAGCCTCGGAAGTCGCCCAGCGCGACCAGCGGACGCATTTCGATCGGGCAATCCGCATCGCGCGCGGCATCGTGTTCGACGCGCTCGCGTCCGATCCGCGGGTCACCGCCGGACGGACCGTGACGGTGCACCTCACCGGATGGAACGGCGGTGGCGACGCGGCGCGGCTCGCCCTCGGCATGGCAGGCGGGGCGCCCGCCAACGCGCCGGGCAACGCGGTGCCGCCGGGCCAGCTCACGTCGCGCGACGTGGACGTCCGGATCCCCGAGGACGCCGAGCCTACGGCGGCGCCGTGGCTCGAGCATCCGCTCGTGGGAGCGATGTACGCGGCATGGAACGGCATGGGAACGGACGAGACCCGCGCGAGCATCGGTGCGCTCGACGCGTGGGGCCTCATCGGCGGCGACCCGGCGCAGGGTCCGTTTGCGCTCACGGTTGCCGCGCGAAGCCGGGAGCAGGCGGTGGGCGAGGTGCGGCGTCCGGTGGTGGTGGTGCCGCGGGTCGACGTGAAGCTCGCCGCCGACACGCTCTTCTGGCCCACGACGACGCGCGAAGCTCGGCACTTCACCGTGACGCTCACGCACGGCGTTCGCGACTCCACGAGCGGGACGCTCGAGCTCGAGCTGCCGGCGGGGTGGCGAGCACCCGCGGCCCAGCGGTTCACGCTCACGCGTGAGGACGAGGTGCGGAGCTTCGATTTCCTGGTGCCGCCCCCCCCTGCGGGAGGTACCGGGACGCTCATGGTGCGCGCCGTTGCCGTGGACACACGTGGAAGGCGATACGACGCGGGCGTCGAGGTGGTTGACTATCCGCATATCCGCCCGCGCCAATTCACCCGACCTGCAACGACCGTCATCCGCACCGGCTCTCTTGCGCTCCCGCGCCTTGCACGCGTCGGCTACGTGCGTGGCGCGGCCGACCGCGTGCCGGAGGCGCTCCGGAGCGTCGGCGTGCCGATCGAGCTGCTCGACGGTGCGGCGCTCGCTCGCGGCGACCTTTCGCGCTACGACGCGATCGTGATCGGGAGCCGAGCATACGAGGTGGTACCCGCGCTCACGCAGTACAATGCACGCCTGCTCGATTACGCGCGCCGCGGCGGCATGGTGCTGGTGCAGTATCAGCAGCACGGATTCTTCGCCGGGGGGTATGCGCCGTATCCGATGACGGTGGGGGGGAGACCGCTGCGGTTGGACGTAGTGGTGGGGCAAGGGGCAAGAGAAAACGGTAAGAGCGGTAGAGACGGTAAAGGCGGCAAGGGCACTGCGGTTCGGGCGGATAGCTCGGCGGGGCCGCCGGTGAGCCATGATCGGGTGACCGACGAGAATGCGCCGGTCGTGCTGCTTCAGCCGAAGGCCCGGGCGCTCAACGTGCCGAACCGCATCGGGCCGGCGGACTGGCGCGGCTGGGTGCAGGAGCGCGGACTCTACTTCGCGCGGAGTTGGGATGCGCGCTACGAGCCGCTGCTCGAGATGCACGACCCCGGCGACGCACCGCTCGAGGGAAGTCTGCTCGTCGCACCCGTGGGGAAGGGAACGTACATCTACACGGGCCTGAGCTTTTTCCGCCAACTCCCGGCGGGTGTCCCCGGAGCGTACCGCCTGTTCGCGAATCTCCTCGCGCTGGCGAATGAAAGGCGGTAA
- a CDS encoding NAD(P) transhydrogenase subunit alpha — protein MTDPTPAAQPLDFWGLVFVFVLASFIGLGVIRRVSRLLHTPLMSITNAISAIAVVGSIIVTGADYPRPIRLLGAVALFASMTNIVSGFLITDRMLKMFKTDTRARDAAPPATRPGEGARP, from the coding sequence ATGACCGATCCCACCCCGGCGGCCCAGCCGCTCGACTTCTGGGGCCTCGTCTTCGTCTTCGTGCTGGCCTCGTTCATCGGGCTCGGCGTGATCCGGCGGGTGTCGCGCCTGCTGCACACGCCGCTCATGTCGATTACCAACGCGATCTCCGCGATCGCGGTGGTGGGCTCGATCATCGTGACCGGCGCCGACTATCCGCGTCCGATCCGGCTGCTCGGCGCGGTCGCCCTGTTCGCCTCGATGACCAACATCGTGAGCGGCTTTCTCATCACCGACCGCATGCTCAAGATGTTCAAGACGGACACACGGGCGCGTGACGCGGCGCCGCCGGCAACTCGGCCGGGTGAGGGCGCGCGGCCATGA
- a CDS encoding Re/Si-specific NAD(P)(+) transhydrogenase subunit alpha, producing the protein MRIGVPKEVGRGEQRVALVPESCKKLIQLGYEIAVESGAGAAAGFPDQLYRDAGAAVYADPATLLGSADLVLKVGPPGAGPAVGPAPDPVARDEVAWMRPDAIYLGSLMPLRNLPAVRALAARGVTAFSTDAIPRTTRAQSMDTLSSMANIAGYKGVLLAAAELNRYFPMLMTAAGMVFPAKVFVVGAAVAGLQAIATARRLGANVVATDVRPEVKEQIESVGAKYVGIELGASAAAGGGYAKELSDEDRARQRQLLAEQCAQSDVVITTALIGGVLAPRLVTAEIVRSMRPGSVIVDLAADGGGNCELSRPGETVREGGVTIIAPLNLAATMPFHASLLFSRNLTAFVQAFTKEKQFQLDLTDDIQQGALITHGGAVTNARTRDALEKEPA; encoded by the coding sequence ATGCGTATCGGAGTCCCGAAGGAAGTCGGGCGGGGCGAGCAGCGCGTCGCGCTGGTGCCCGAATCGTGTAAGAAGCTGATCCAGCTGGGGTACGAGATCGCGGTCGAATCGGGAGCCGGTGCCGCGGCGGGCTTTCCCGACCAGCTCTACCGGGATGCCGGCGCCGCCGTATACGCCGACCCTGCCACGCTCCTCGGCTCCGCGGACCTCGTGCTCAAGGTGGGCCCGCCGGGTGCGGGGCCAGCCGTGGGGCCGGCACCGGATCCGGTGGCCCGGGACGAGGTGGCCTGGATGCGGCCCGACGCGATCTATCTCGGCTCGCTCATGCCGCTCAGAAATCTCCCCGCCGTGCGCGCCCTCGCCGCACGCGGGGTCACCGCCTTCTCGACCGACGCGATTCCCCGCACCACCCGAGCGCAGTCCATGGACACCCTCTCCTCCATGGCGAACATTGCCGGTTACAAAGGCGTGCTCCTCGCGGCCGCCGAGCTCAACCGCTATTTCCCGATGCTCATGACGGCGGCAGGGATGGTCTTCCCAGCCAAAGTCTTCGTCGTGGGCGCCGCCGTCGCGGGGCTGCAGGCGATCGCGACCGCGCGCCGCCTCGGTGCCAACGTGGTTGCCACCGACGTCCGGCCGGAGGTGAAGGAGCAGATCGAGAGCGTCGGCGCCAAGTACGTGGGCATCGAGCTCGGCGCGAGCGCGGCGGCGGGCGGCGGCTACGCCAAGGAGCTGTCGGACGAGGATCGCGCCCGCCAGCGGCAACTGCTGGCCGAGCAGTGTGCCCAGTCCGACGTGGTGATCACGACGGCGCTCATCGGCGGTGTCTTGGCGCCGCGCCTCGTGACGGCCGAGATCGTGCGCTCGATGCGTCCGGGCTCGGTGATCGTCGATCTCGCGGCCGATGGCGGCGGCAACTGCGAGCTCTCGCGCCCGGGTGAAACGGTGCGCGAGGGCGGCGTCACCATCATCGCGCCGCTCAATCTGGCGGCCACGATGCCGTTCCACGCGAGCCTGCTCTTCTCCCGCAATCTCACGGCCTTCGTGCAGGCGTTCACGAAGGAAAAGCAGTTCCAGCTCGATCTCACCGACGACATCCAGCAGGGCGCGCTCATCACCCACGGCGGCGCGGTGACCAACGCGCGCACGAGGGACGCGCTCGAGAAGGAGCCCGCATGA
- a CDS encoding sigma-70 family RNA polymerase sigma factor, with protein sequence MTIKARAKRRPVRPAQIARAVDEGRESLDLYLDEISRVPLLTRDEEMELARKAFKGNVAAQERLARHNVRFVVSVAKKFQNRGVPLVDLIGEGNLGLMTAARKFDPDRGVKFISYAVWWIRQAVQAAIARHGRPVRVPLNRTADLSRLGRTTTLLKDRLGRMPTTEELARATGLTVEAVRSLSALNSEAVRLDHPTRDGEGNERIERFTSGEQESTDMNTLANSQTRDIEIALASLPPRDAKVLRLYFGLEDGNSRTLEEIGRMMGVTRERIRQLRDRALLRLREGETGDRLRDLVA encoded by the coding sequence GTGACCATCAAGGCACGAGCCAAGCGCAGACCCGTCCGGCCCGCCCAGATCGCCCGTGCGGTGGATGAGGGCCGGGAAAGCCTGGACCTCTACCTCGACGAAATCAGCCGGGTGCCGCTCCTCACGCGAGACGAAGAGATGGAGCTCGCGCGCAAGGCGTTCAAGGGCAACGTAGCTGCCCAGGAGCGCCTGGCACGGCACAACGTGCGCTTCGTCGTGTCGGTTGCGAAGAAGTTCCAGAACCGGGGTGTGCCGCTCGTGGATTTGATCGGCGAGGGCAACCTGGGGCTCATGACGGCCGCCCGGAAGTTCGATCCCGACCGCGGGGTCAAGTTCATCTCGTACGCAGTCTGGTGGATCCGGCAGGCGGTGCAGGCCGCCATCGCGCGGCACGGCCGGCCGGTGCGGGTGCCCCTGAACCGCACGGCCGACCTGAGCCGGCTGGGCCGCACCACCACGCTGCTCAAGGACCGGCTGGGCCGGATGCCCACCACCGAAGAGTTGGCCCGCGCCACCGGGCTCACCGTCGAGGCGGTGCGCTCGCTCAGCGCGCTCAACTCCGAGGCGGTTCGTCTCGATCACCCCACGCGGGATGGCGAGGGCAACGAGCGCATCGAGCGGTTCACCAGCGGCGAGCAGGAAAGCACCGACATGAACACGCTGGCCAACAGCCAGACGCGGGACATCGAGATCGCGCTCGCCTCGCTGCCCCCGCGGGATGCCAAGGTGTTGCGCCTGTACTTTGGGCTGGAAGACGGGAATAGCCGCACGCTGGAAGAGATTGGCAGGATGATGGGCGTCACGCGGGAAAGGATCCGCCAGCTTCGGGACCGCGCGTTGCTCCGCTTGCGGGAAGGTGAAACCGGGGACCGGCTGCGGGATCTGGTGGCGTAA
- a CDS encoding DUF971 domain-containing protein codes for MTTNLPPIPHAITRRDDGLYVEWDAAGHAWLYPARALRLACPCAACVEEMSGRPLLDPDRVPPDVRPESVSLVGAYGLRIRWSDGHDTGIYTFERLRAACGCPQCRPGSGGSALPDVT; via the coding sequence TTGACGACGAATCTTCCGCCCATTCCGCACGCGATTACCCGCCGAGACGACGGTCTGTACGTCGAATGGGACGCGGCGGGCCACGCTTGGCTCTATCCCGCGAGGGCGCTCCGGCTCGCCTGCCCCTGCGCGGCGTGCGTGGAGGAGATGAGCGGCCGACCGCTGCTCGACCCGGACCGCGTGCCGCCCGACGTGCGGCCGGAATCGGTTTCGCTGGTGGGCGCCTACGGCCTGCGGATCCGCTGGAGCGATGGGCACGACACCGGGATCTACACCTTTGAACGCCTGAGGGCGGCCTGCGGTTGCCCGCAATGCCGGCCGGGGTCTGGTGGATCGGCTCTACCGGATGTAACGTGA
- a CDS encoding ABC transporter ATP-binding protein: MAYLELDHLTRHFGDTAAADGISLALARGEIMALLGPSGSGKTTTLRLLAGFETPDAGRVLVEGRDVTRVAPVARRFGMVFQHYALFPHLDVGENVAFGLAARGIERAELATRVASALALVDLEGFERRRIGQLSGAQQQRDALARALAPEPQVLLLDEPLSNLDPTLRERTRRELRDVIRRVGITTVLVTHEQDEAFDLGDRVAVLREGRLEQVGTPDELYGCPASPFVARFVGRASALHGVVVARDERGVRVRVDSAEWGIVADARTQSLRPGDPVEVLVRPEALWMAQPEAGALAATVEERRFAGATSLFTVRTELGQAVEVSGTSRAVAIGERVGLVPSRRAGGGIHLFRRESP; the protein is encoded by the coding sequence ATGGCCTATCTCGAGCTCGACCACCTCACGCGGCACTTCGGTGACACCGCCGCGGCGGACGGCATCTCGCTCGCCCTCGCGCGCGGCGAGATCATGGCGCTCCTGGGCCCGAGCGGGAGCGGAAAGACCACGACCCTGCGGCTGCTCGCGGGCTTTGAGACCCCCGACGCCGGGCGCGTGCTGGTGGAGGGCCGCGACGTGACCCGCGTGGCGCCCGTCGCCCGGCGCTTCGGCATGGTGTTCCAGCACTACGCGCTCTTTCCCCACCTCGATGTGGGCGAAAACGTCGCCTTCGGCCTTGCGGCACGCGGCATCGAGCGCGCCGAGCTCGCCACGCGCGTCGCCTCGGCGCTGGCACTCGTGGACCTCGAGGGGTTCGAGCGCCGCCGCATCGGGCAGCTCTCGGGCGCGCAGCAGCAGCGCGACGCGCTCGCTCGCGCGCTGGCGCCCGAGCCGCAGGTGCTGCTCCTCGACGAGCCGCTCTCCAACCTCGATCCAACGCTTCGCGAGCGCACCAGGCGCGAGCTGCGCGACGTGATCCGCCGGGTCGGCATCACCACCGTCCTCGTCACCCACGAGCAGGACGAGGCCTTCGACCTGGGCGATCGCGTGGCGGTGCTGCGCGAAGGGCGGCTGGAGCAGGTGGGCACGCCGGACGAGCTGTATGGATGTCCCGCAAGTCCGTTCGTCGCCCGTTTCGTGGGACGCGCATCGGCGCTCCACGGGGTCGTGGTCGCACGGGACGAGCGCGGAGTGCGCGTGCGGGTGGACAGCGCCGAATGGGGCATCGTGGCCGACGCACGCACCCAGTCATTGCGTCCGGGCGACCCGGTCGAGGTCCTGGTGCGTCCCGAGGCGCTCTGGATGGCGCAGCCTGAGGCGGGGGCGCTCGCCGCGACGGTGGAGGAGCGCCGGTTCGCCGGGGCCACGTCGCTCTTCACGGTGCGGACGGAGTTAGGGCAAGCCGTCGAGGTGAGCGGCACGAGCCGCGCCGTCGCCATCGGCGAACGGGTCGGGCTGGTGCCGAGCCGCCGAGCGGGCGGCGGCATCCATCTCTTCCGGCGGGAGTCGCCGTGA
- a CDS encoding aconitate hydratase, with product MSSSTLNPFGARGTLMLGAETAVIYRLDELGRQGLADLDRLPYSIRVLLENALRHAGRGIVSEGHVRQLAGWAPASDAGRSEIPFMPARVVLQDFTGVPCVVDLAAMRDAMADMRGDPDHINPVVPCDLVIDHSVQVDYFGFERAYQMNVELELERNRERYQLLKFAQRAFHNFRVVPPGTGIVHQVNLEYLAPVVQVRQQFGELTAFPDTCVGTDSHTTMINGLGVVGWGVGGIEAEAVMLGQPYFMLIPDVIGMRLSGALPLGTTATDLVLTVTQMLRKKGVVDKFVEFYGPGLSSLGLADRATIANMAPEYGATMGFFPVDAETLRYLERTGRDPALISAVERYFKTQRLFRTDDSPDPVYTSSLDLDLGTVAPSLAGPRRPQDLVPLPELRRNFLENLPSLLSANCPPQRRELIESSYSRWIGEGGANVTIGDMGAEKGGATVEAVPADAPPVVRGMHEGQEVYLHDGAVVIAAITSCTNTSNPSVLIGAGLLAKKAVERGLATKPSVKTSLAPGSRVVTDYLNGSGLTKYLDALGFQTVGYGCTTCIGNSGPLPEAIAELVEEHSLVTAAVLSGNRNFEARIHPQVRANYLASPMLVVAFALAGRVDIDLTREPLGNGRGGKPVYLRDIWPSPDEIRDTMAASLKPEMFRRRYGSVFEGDETWQTLAVPEGSRYAWDARSTYVQKPPFFADLPAEPPPLQDITGARALAVLGDSVTTDHISPAGAIPKNGPAARYLREHGVEQVDWNTFGSRRGNHEVMMRGTFGNVRIANQLVPGKEGNWTLHFPTGEVISIYDAAMRYMEAGTPLVILTGKEYGTGSSRDWAAKGPALLGVKAVIAESYERIHRSNLVGMGVLPLQYEKGHDRKALGLTGDETFEIRGIAEGLAPGGRVAVKAIGPQGNTIAFSAIVRLNSAVELDYFRHGGILQRVLRGFRGRR from the coding sequence ATGAGCTCCAGCACTCTGAATCCATTCGGCGCCCGCGGCACCCTGATGCTCGGCGCGGAGACCGCCGTTATCTACCGCCTCGACGAGCTGGGCCGCCAGGGCCTGGCCGACCTCGACCGGCTCCCTTACTCGATCCGCGTCCTGCTCGAGAATGCGCTGCGCCACGCCGGCCGCGGCATCGTGAGCGAAGGGCACGTGCGCCAGCTCGCCGGGTGGGCCCCCGCTTCGGACGCCGGGCGAAGCGAGATCCCGTTCATGCCCGCGCGGGTCGTGCTCCAGGATTTCACCGGTGTCCCGTGCGTCGTTGACCTCGCGGCGATGCGCGACGCGATGGCGGACATGCGGGGCGACCCCGACCACATCAACCCGGTGGTGCCGTGCGATCTGGTGATCGATCACTCGGTGCAGGTGGATTATTTCGGGTTCGAGCGGGCGTATCAGATGAACGTGGAGCTCGAGCTCGAGCGCAACCGCGAGCGTTATCAGCTCCTCAAGTTCGCGCAGCGCGCCTTCCACAATTTCCGGGTCGTCCCGCCCGGCACCGGCATCGTGCACCAGGTGAACCTGGAGTACCTGGCGCCGGTGGTGCAGGTGCGGCAGCAGTTCGGTGAGCTCACTGCCTTTCCTGACACGTGTGTCGGCACCGACTCCCACACCACCATGATCAACGGCCTCGGCGTGGTCGGCTGGGGCGTGGGCGGCATCGAGGCGGAAGCGGTGATGCTGGGGCAGCCCTACTTCATGCTCATTCCCGACGTGATCGGCATGCGCTTGAGCGGCGCGCTGCCGCTCGGCACCACGGCGACCGACCTCGTGCTGACCGTGACCCAGATGCTCCGGAAGAAGGGCGTGGTCGACAAATTCGTCGAGTTCTACGGGCCAGGGCTCTCGTCGCTCGGGCTTGCCGACCGCGCCACGATCGCGAACATGGCCCCCGAATACGGTGCCACGATGGGGTTCTTCCCGGTCGACGCGGAGACACTGCGCTATCTCGAGCGCACCGGGCGCGACCCGGCCCTCATCTCGGCGGTGGAGCGCTACTTCAAGACGCAGCGGCTCTTCCGCACCGACGACTCCCCGGACCCGGTGTACACCAGCTCGCTCGACCTCGATCTCGGCACCGTGGCACCGAGCCTTGCGGGGCCCCGCCGCCCACAGGACCTCGTGCCGCTTCCGGAGCTCAGGCGGAATTTCCTGGAGAATCTGCCGAGCCTCCTCAGCGCCAATTGCCCGCCCCAGCGGCGCGAGCTGATCGAGAGCAGCTACTCGCGCTGGATCGGCGAAGGCGGCGCGAACGTCACCATCGGCGACATGGGCGCGGAGAAGGGCGGCGCGACCGTGGAGGCGGTGCCGGCGGATGCGCCGCCGGTCGTCCGCGGCATGCACGAAGGCCAGGAGGTCTACCTGCATGACGGCGCGGTGGTGATCGCGGCGATCACGAGCTGCACCAATACATCGAACCCGTCGGTGCTCATCGGCGCGGGGCTCCTCGCCAAGAAGGCGGTCGAGCGTGGGCTCGCCACCAAGCCGTCCGTCAAGACGAGCCTCGCACCGGGCTCGCGCGTGGTCACCGACTATCTCAACGGCTCGGGGCTCACGAAATACCTCGACGCGCTCGGCTTCCAGACCGTGGGCTACGGCTGCACCACGTGCATCGGCAACAGCGGCCCGCTGCCCGAAGCCATCGCAGAGCTGGTCGAGGAGCACTCGCTGGTTACCGCAGCCGTGCTGAGCGGCAACCGGAACTTCGAGGCGCGCATCCACCCACAGGTGCGGGCGAACTATCTCGCGTCGCCGATGCTGGTGGTGGCGTTCGCGCTCGCCGGCCGGGTGGACATCGACCTCACCCGCGAGCCGCTCGGCAATGGTCGGGGCGGCAAGCCGGTCTATCTGCGCGATATCTGGCCTTCGCCGGACGAGATCCGCGACACCATGGCGGCGTCGCTCAAGCCGGAGATGTTCCGGCGCCGCTACGGATCGGTGTTCGAGGGCGACGAAACGTGGCAGACGCTCGCGGTGCCGGAGGGCAGCAGGTACGCCTGGGACGCCCGGTCCACGTACGTGCAGAAGCCGCCGTTCTTCGCCGATCTCCCGGCCGAGCCGCCGCCGCTTCAGGATATCACGGGCGCGCGGGCCCTCGCCGTGCTGGGCGATTCGGTGACGACTGATCACATCTCGCCGGCCGGCGCCATCCCGAAGAACGGGCCCGCTGCGCGCTACCTGCGCGAGCACGGGGTGGAGCAGGTGGACTGGAATACGTTCGGCTCGCGGCGCGGCAACCACGAGGTCATGATGCGCGGCACCTTCGGCAACGTGCGCATCGCGAACCAACTCGTGCCCGGGAAGGAAGGCAACTGGACCCTGCACTTCCCCACCGGCGAGGTGATCTCGATCTACGATGCCGCGATGCGCTACATGGAGGCCGGCACGCCGCTGGTGATTCTCACCGGCAAGGAGTACGGCACCGGCTCGAGCCGCGATTGGGCGGCCAAGGGTCCGGCGCTGCTCGGTGTGAAGGCCGTGATCGCCGAGAGCTACGAACGGATCCACCGGAGCAACCTCGTGGGCATGGGCGTGCTGCCGCTGCAGTACGAGAAAGGGCACGACAGGAAGGCGCTGGGGCTTACGGGGGACGAGACATTTGAGATCAGGGGGATAGCGGAAGGGCTGGCGCCGGGGGGAAGGGTTGCGGTGAAAGCGATAGGGCCTCAGGGCAATACGATCGCTTTTTCAGCGATCGTACGGCTCAATTCGGCGGTCGAGTTGGACTATTTCCGGCACGGCGGGATTCTGCAAAGGGTGTTGCGGGGGTTTAGAGGCCGGCGGTAG